The nucleotide window CTCGCCGCGCTTGCGGGGCCGACGCTCGCGGCGCGACTGCTCTCGCTGTCGGGCGGGCTGGAGTCGTTGGCGAAGAAGCCCTCCGGGACACTCCAGGTGTTGGGCGCCGAAGACGCCCTGTTCGCGCACCTCCGGGGTGACGCCCCGTCGCCGAAACACGGCGTGATCTACACGCACGACTACGTCCGCAACACCCACCCCGCAGAGCGCGGGTCGGCCGCCCGGGCGCTCGCCGGCAAGCTCACGATCGCCGCCCGGATCGACCACTACAGCGGGGACAGACGGCCGGAACTGGAGGCAGAGCTGGACGAACGGATCGAGACGATCCGCGCCCGCCGGGGTGGTGACGGTGACTGACGACGACCTCCCGGCGGGGGTGCGTCGTCGGCCGTTCGACGGCACGGAGTCGTTGGCGACCCGCGGCGAGCCGGTCTACGGCGAGCCGACGGACGGCGACTGGCGGGCGTGGGACCCCCACCGGTCGAAGCTGGCGGCGACGTTCGAGGCCGGCCTGGACACGGGCCTCGCGGGCGACGACACCGTGCTGTATCTGGGGGCCGCCAACGGGACGACCGTGAGCCACGTCGCCGACTTCGCCGGCCGGACGTACGCGGTGGAGTTCGCCGCCCGGCCGGTCCGGGACCTGTTGACGGTGTGTGAGAGCCGCCCGCGACTGTTCCCGCTCGTGAAAGACGCCCGCGAGCCGGCGACGTACGCACACGTCGTCGAGAGCGGCGTGGACGCCGTGATCCAGGACGTGGCGACCCGCGACCAGGCGGCCGTCGCCGCCCGGAACGCGCAGTTCCTCGCCGACGACGGCCGGCTCGTGCTCGCGGTGAAGGCCCGCAGCGAGGACGTGGCCCGCGAGCCGGCGGCGGTGTTCGAGGAGGTGCGAGCGGAGCTGCGGGAGACGTACGAGATCCTGGCGGAGACCCGTCTGGAGCCGTACCACGACGACCACCTCGCCGTCGTCGCCCGGCCGAAGTAACTACTCGACGGTGCGTTCTCGTACCCGAATCCCCTTCTCGGAGAGGTGTTGCATCCGGCGGCGGGCGAACTCCTCTTCGGTCGTCCCGCGGGTCGCCAGAACGTACACGAGCGCCGACCCGGACGGGCGCATCGTCCGACCGGCCCGTTGTGTGCCCTGCCGGCGGCTCCCGCCCAACCCGGACGCGACGATCGCCAGCTCCGCGTTCGGGAGATCCAACCCCTCGTCCGCGATCCGGGAGACGATCAGCGCCTCCAACTCCCCCTGCCGGAACTGCTCGAACAGCCGTTCCCGCTCGCGGTGGCGGGTCTCCCCGGAGACGAACGGGACGCCGAGCGAGGCCTCCAGGTCTCGACCCTGATCCAGGTAGTCGACGAACACGAGCGTGCGGGCGTCCGGGTGGGCCTCGCGCAGCCGGCGGACGGCGCCCACCTTCGCGGGGTTGGTCGCGGCGATCTGGCGCTGCTCGCGGCGGTCTGCGGCCGCGAACTCCGTCTCGGCCGTCTCGTCCCAGGGGACGTACCGGATCTCCACCTCCGGCTCCACGACGTGGCCGGCGTCGAACAACGCCCCCCAGTCCGTCCCCAGGGGCGGACCGATCAGGGTGAAGATCTCCTCCTCGCGGTCGTCCTCGCGGACGGCGGAGGCGGTCGTGCCGAGCCGGTGGCGGCTCTGGAGGTCCGCCGTCCGGCGGAACACGTCCGACGGCAGCCGGTGACACTCGTCGAAGATCAACAGTCCCCACTCTCGAGAGTCGAACAACGAGCGGTGACGGTCCATCCCGGCGGTCTGGTAGGTGGTGATCGTCACCGGCCGCTCCTCCTTGCGCCCGCCGTGGTACTCCCCGACCTGATCGTCGTCTAAGTCGGTGTGTGCCAGCAGTTCGTCGTGCCACTGCCCGGCGAGCTCCCGCGAGGGAACCAGGATCAGCGTCTCGCCGCCCACCTCGCTCAACACTCCGATGGCGGCGATGGTCTTCCCGGAGCCCGGCGGCGCCGTGAGTACGCCCGACTGGCGTTCGAGGAACCGGTCGACCCACTCCCGTTGGTAGTCGCGCAGTTCCGTCTCCAGTTCGACCGTCAGCGGCTCTCCGGACTCCAGATTACGGTCGTCGCGGACGGGGTAGCCGGCGTCGTACAGCGTGCGCTTGATCGCGCCGACGGCCGCCTCGTTCACCCACGACTCCGTGTCGGAGATGGCCGCCCGGAGGTGGTCGTCGGCCAGCTTCTGGCGGGCGACGTTGCCCATCAGCTCCTCGCGGTCGGCCCGGAGCACGACGTAGCCGTCCTCGTGGGTGTCGAGGACGAACTGGTTGGCGCGCTTCCACTGCTCGCCGATCCACGACTCCAGGTCCGGCACCTGGCGCGGCAGGACGGACCGTACCCGGTCCAGCAGGGCGTCGAGTTCGTCGAACGGCGCCGCCCAGACGTCCTCCGGGCGGATCTCGTAGAGGTAGCCCCGCGTCCCCGGCTCCGTCCGCGTGGAGTCGACGAGGTGGGCGAACTGCGCCAGCGACGCTCGAGTGTACTGTGTGGGCCTGTCGGCGACGATCTCCCGCCGGTCCGGGAACACGACGAGCCGCTCGCGGTCGGCGAGGTCGCCCCACGACTGGGGGTAGTAGACGACGGGGTCGGCGTCCGTCTCCACCCGCGCCACGTCGCCGTCGGCCGCGAGTTCGTCCAGCGCCTCGGTAGCCGTGGCCTGCGAGCGCCCCGTCTCTCTGGCCACGGTCGTCGCCGTCACGACCGGGCTGCCGGCCGCCTCCACCGTGTCGTACAGTTCGTCGAGAGAGAGATCCGTCGCGTCGTCGTCGGTCATCGTGTGTCGTTGGCGGTCGGGGTGTAAATGGGGTGTGTTCGGCTTGCACCGGGTTCGCGTCCCCTGTGCCGACAGCGACAGTCGCCGTCGCCGACGGCAGCCGAAGCGTTTGTATACGTCGTCTACACAGTATACAACATGGGAACCGTCTCTGCGCGTCTCCCCGAGGAGATCGAGTCCGAACTGGAGACGTACCTCGACGCAGAACAGCTCGATCAGAGCACGGCCGTCCGCCGGCTCCTCGCGGACGGGCTGGAGCAGTGGCGGAGACAGCGGGCGCTCGAACAGTTAGATGCGGGTGAGGTGAGCTTCACCCGTGCAGCGGAGTTGGCCGACGTGTCGCCGTGGGAGTTCGCTCGCCTCGCGGAGAAACACGACGTGACCTGGGTGAGCGGCGACGGCCTCGACGCCGATCTCGACGCGTTGTGAATGTACGTTCTCGACGCGACACCGTTGATCTATCTCGGGAAGACACAGCGAGTCGGCGTTCTCGACAGCGTCCCGGAACGGTGTGTCGTTCCCGAGTCGGTGTACGAGGAGGTCGTGGTCGTCGGCCGCGAGGCGGGCCACCCGGACGCGC belongs to Halobaculum sp. MBLA0143 and includes:
- a CDS encoding DEAD/DEAH box helicase, giving the protein MTDDDATDLSLDELYDTVEAAGSPVVTATTVARETGRSQATATEALDELAADGDVARVETDADPVVYYPQSWGDLADRERLVVFPDRREIVADRPTQYTRASLAQFAHLVDSTRTEPGTRGYLYEIRPEDVWAAPFDELDALLDRVRSVLPRQVPDLESWIGEQWKRANQFVLDTHEDGYVVLRADREELMGNVARQKLADDHLRAAISDTESWVNEAAVGAIKRTLYDAGYPVRDDRNLESGEPLTVELETELRDYQREWVDRFLERQSGVLTAPPGSGKTIAAIGVLSEVGGETLILVPSRELAGQWHDELLAHTDLDDDQVGEYHGGRKEERPVTITTYQTAGMDRHRSLFDSREWGLLIFDECHRLPSDVFRRTADLQSRHRLGTTASAVREDDREEEIFTLIGPPLGTDWGALFDAGHVVEPEVEIRYVPWDETAETEFAAADRREQRQIAATNPAKVGAVRRLREAHPDARTLVFVDYLDQGRDLEASLGVPFVSGETRHRERERLFEQFRQGELEALIVSRIADEGLDLPNAELAIVASGLGGSRRQGTQRAGRTMRPSGSALVYVLATRGTTEEEFARRRMQHLSEKGIRVRERTVE
- a CDS encoding fibrillarin-like rRNA/tRNA 2'-O-methyltransferase, which codes for MVTVTDDDLPAGVRRRPFDGTESLATRGEPVYGEPTDGDWRAWDPHRSKLAATFEAGLDTGLAGDDTVLYLGAANGTTVSHVADFAGRTYAVEFAARPVRDLLTVCESRPRLFPLVKDAREPATYAHVVESGVDAVIQDVATRDQAAVAARNAQFLADDGRLVLAVKARSEDVAREPAAVFEEVRAELRETYEILAETRLEPYHDDHLAVVARPK